A DNA window from Cydia splendana chromosome 24, ilCydSple1.2, whole genome shotgun sequence contains the following coding sequences:
- the LOC134802373 gene encoding zinc finger protein OZF-like isoform X1, which translates to METSAHEKVNVKIEPASDNVCVIDPSCSDILIKSEPTDDDIEVKPSLNVSIESIKNERVKDASWFDVCVVKDEPSSSNVVIEIEPLDVFMKERSDDSHMEKPSLTVEVEPSCLGVGVNDCEKTEGVQAGLYDHAVKHELMLGPELVEQQVCAAKGQTPQEEQSDTQETYRGGHCSYTTLKKNALAIHARKHNSENLYRCEHCNYTSKKRNHLESHLKMHTDEKPFKCGQCSFSTKRKPSLKVHELIHSEEKPLKCDQCSFSTNRKPNLRAHLLTHSTEKPFKCDQCSYACVEKTKLNRHKKTHSGVKPYKCSQCSYASIKKDNLLCHEMKHTGEKPHKCNYCSFASIRLSDLKTHERKHTGEKPYKCGQCSYACAQISSLRSHERIHSGEKPFKCVYCSFTSRQQGELRIHAMKHTGEKPYKCEQCSCAYRKVCQLKVHIKTHTGDKPYKCGHCSYASSKLVNVQRHEMKHSGKKPYKCEQCSFTSEEKNKLTLHVRKHTGEKPFKCGQCSYTAARKINLVQHEKIHIK; encoded by the exons ATGGAGACCTCAGCGCATGAGAAAGTGAACGTAAAGATCGAGCCCGCAAGCGACAATGTATGCGTAATAGATCCGTCGTGTTCAGATATTCTTATTAAGTCCGAACCTACAGATGATGATATTGAAGTCAAGCCTTCATTGAATGTGTCTATAGAAAGTATAAAAAACGAACGCGTAAAAGACGCTTCGTGGTTTGATGTGTGTGTTGTAAAAGATGAGCCATCTTCCTCAAATGTGGTTATAGAAATCGAGCCCTTAGATGTGTTTATGAAGGAACGATCAGATGACAGTCATATGGAAAAGCCATCCTTGACTGTAGAAGTAGAACCCTCATGCTTAGGTGTGGGTGTAAATGACTGTGAGAAAACGGAGGGTGTACAAGCGGGGCTGTATGATCATGCTGTGAAACACGAGCTGATGCTTGGCCCTGAGCTAGTGGAGCAGCAAGTCTGTGCAGCTAAAG GGCAAACACCGCAGGAGGAACAAAGCGACACACAAGAGACTTACCGAGGTGGCCACTGCAGTTACACAACGCTCAAAAAGAACGCTTTAGCTATTCACGCAAGGAAACACAACAGTGAGAACCTCTACCGCTGCGAGCACTGTAACTACACATCCAAGAAGAGAAACCATCTCGAAAGTCATTTAAAAATGCACACTGACGAAAAACCATTCAAATGTGGTCAATGTAGTTTCTCTACTAAACGAAAACCTAGCTTAAAAGTCCATGAATTAATACATTCTGAAGAAAAACCCTTGAAATGTGATCAATGCAGTTTTTCTACTAATCGAAAACCTAATTTACGAGCCCATCTATTAACACATTCTACAGAAAAGCCATTCAAATGTGATCAATGCAGTTATGCTTGTGTTGAAAAAACAAAGTTAAATCGTCATAAAAAAACACATTCTGGTGTAAAACCGTACAAATGTAGCCAATGTAGTTATGCTAGTATTAAAAAAGACAATTTACTATGTCATGAAATGAAGCACACTGGTGAGAAGCCTCATAAGTGTAACTATTGTAGTTTTGCTAGTATCAGATTATCTGATTTAAAAACCCACGAAAGGAAACACACCGGTGAGAAACCGTACAAATGTGGACAGTGTAGTTATGCCTGCGCACAAATAAGTAGTTTGAGGTCTCACGAAAGAATACATAGTGGAGAAAAACCATTCAAATGTGTTTATTGTAGTTTTACTAGCAGACAACAAGGTGAACTACGAATTCATGCGATGAAACATACTGGTGAAAAGCCATACAAATGCGAGCAATGTAGTTGTGCGTATAGAAAAGTGTGTCAATTAAAAGTCCATATAAAAACACATACAGGAGACAAGCCCTACAAATGTGGCCATTGTAGCTATGCTTCTAGCAAATTAGTAAACGTGCAACGCCACGAAATGAAACACAGCGGGAAGAAACCATACAAGTGTGAACAATGTAGTTTTACTAGTGAAGAGAAAAATAAGTTAACACTTCATGTCAGAAAACATACTGGAGAAAAGCCATTCAAATGTGGTCAATGTAGTTACACAGCTGCCCGGAAGATTAACTTAGTTCAACATGAAAAGATACACATTAAATAG